Genomic DNA from Desulfonema ishimotonii:
GCGGCATAAACGGGATATTACCGTCCGCTTTGACTGGCAAAACCGGAAAGCGCAGTACACCAATTCCGGAAAGGCCAAGCCGCCTGTCGCGCTGATGCCCGGCACATTTGACCCGCTTTCGGCATTTTACTTCACCCGCATGGCGGATCTGAGGGAAAATGCTGTTATCGAGCGGCCCGTCACGGATGGCAAAAAGACCATCACCGGCAAAGTCCGGGTTCTCCGGCGGGAGACCATTACGGTGACGGGCGGCACATTTGATACCTATCTGCTGGAGCCGGACATCGAAGCGGTGGGCGGCGTCTTTGAGAAGAGCCGGGATGCCAGACTGCATGTGTGGGTGACGGCGGATCACCGCCGCATTCCCGTCAGGGTGAAAAGCAAGGTCGCTGTGGGCAGCTTTGTGGGGGAACTGGTATCTGTCACGGAGGGGCAGGCCCCGAATTCAAAACATATTGAAGAGTGAGAACCGAATGATATTTCAACAAAAAAGTGTGGTCCTCTGGAACACGATGGAATGTTCCGGGTATTACCGGCTGGGCATCACATGCGACGCCGGATATTCCGCCGCCAGGCCGGGGCAGTTTGTCATGGTCCGGTTTCCCGGACAGCTCAGCCCGCTGCTGCGCCGTCCCTTCTCCATTCACCGCCTGGTCCGGACAGACGGGCGGACCGAGGGCATTGAACTCCTTTATAAAGTGGTGGGCCGGGGCACCGAGATGCTCTCCCTCTGCCGAAAGGGCGACGGACTGGACCTGCTCGGCCCCCTGGGGAACGGCTTCACGATTCCCGACCATCCGGGCCGGATTTTCATCGTGGCAGGCGGTATCGGCGTGGCCCCCATGTTTTTTCTCACCTCCGTTCTCCGGGAACAGGGCCTTGATCCGGCCCGGGCCGTGGTCTTTATCGGCGGCAGATCCAAGGACGATCTGCTCTGCATGAACGACTTTTTCAGCGTCGGGATGCAGACCGTGCATATTACGACCGATGACGGCAGTGCCGGAGAGAAGGACCGGGTAACCGGTCCCCTGGAACGGGCCATCCGGGAGGCCCGGCCCGATATGATCTACGCCTGCGGGCCGACGCCCATGCTGAAGGCCACCGCCCGCCTTGCGGAAGATTACGGTGTGCCGTGTGAGATTTCCATTGAAACCCTGATGGCCTGCGGCATGGGGGCCTGTCTGGGGTGCGCCGTCCGGCCAAAAAAGCAGACCGGCAAATATCTCCACGCCTGCCTGGACGGCCCGGTCTTTGATGCCCGGACGCTTCAGCTCTGAGAACAGCGTTTAATTGCAATTTTCATTGACTTGTGTGTTCACCTGTGCTAAACGACTGATTCTTAAAGAACAAGACTATAGAATGAAGAAAAAAAAAGATCTGCGTTATTTAAA
This window encodes:
- a CDS encoding DUF3108 domain-containing protein; translation: MMLTLFSGMAVNVMAAESRPFYPGETLKYKLRWEFVAAGEATLKILPYKMVSGESACHFVMTAQTNAFVDAFYKVRDRIDAYADRGMTRSLLYRKNQKEGRHKRDITVRFDWQNRKAQYTNSGKAKPPVALMPGTFDPLSAFYFTRMADLRENAVIERPVTDGKKTITGKVRVLRRETITVTGGTFDTYLLEPDIEAVGGVFEKSRDARLHVWVTADHRRIPVRVKSKVAVGSFVGELVSVTEGQAPNSKHIEE
- a CDS encoding dihydroorotate dehydrogenase electron transfer subunit; the protein is MIFQQKSVVLWNTMECSGYYRLGITCDAGYSAARPGQFVMVRFPGQLSPLLRRPFSIHRLVRTDGRTEGIELLYKVVGRGTEMLSLCRKGDGLDLLGPLGNGFTIPDHPGRIFIVAGGIGVAPMFFLTSVLREQGLDPARAVVFIGGRSKDDLLCMNDFFSVGMQTVHITTDDGSAGEKDRVTGPLERAIREARPDMIYACGPTPMLKATARLAEDYGVPCEISIETLMACGMGACLGCAVRPKKQTGKYLHACLDGPVFDARTLQL